One Novosphingobium sp. EMRT-2 DNA segment encodes these proteins:
- the dnaE gene encoding DNA polymerase III subunit alpha, with the protein MPHAPFVPLRIFSSYTMLDGAIDPKMIAKTAAERGFPAIAISDRNGLYGSVAFAKACKDVGVQPVIGTMLAVARPEREGAAPGFGAQAPTIDWLGLYAQDATGYDNLCHLVSRAHLERPLEFAPHVVLADLVGHTDGLLCLTAGGEGALTRLLAEGQMPAAHAYCDRLQELFPDRLYLELVRRGDKVEEAGEEALIELAYARDLPLIATNPACFAERTFYAAHDAMLCIASSTHVDSADRPRSSQEWWIKPAEIMEQLFSDVPEALENTLVVAQRTAFMPPKRKPILPSLAGDKEGEARMCAEDSRTGLVARLQPYYPEACHAELAQVLCAGPDAELAAGDFPLLVEAGVFQEVLDYRARLEFEIGIINRMGFGGYFLIVADFIKWAKEHSIPVGPGRGSGAGSLVAWALTITDLDPIRLGLLFERFLNPERVSMPDFDIDFCETRRGEVIRYVQQKYGDDHVAQIITFGKLKARAVLRDTGRILQMSYGQVDRLCKMVPNHPTDPWPLPRALNGVAELKREYDRDPEVKRLIDLAMQLEGLPRNSSTHAAGVVIGDRPLAQLVPLYRDPRSDMPVTQFDMKHVEDSGLVKFDFLGLKTLSVLRKAVDLLGKRGIAIDLSTLPWDDADVYRLLQSGDTVGVFQLESEGMRRTLAAVKPTNFGDIIALVSLYRPGPMDNIPLFGRRKNGLESIEYPHEKLAGILSETYGIFVYQEQVMQAAQILAGYSLGDADLLRRAMGKKVQAEMDAQRQRFVDGCKEVSAIEPAKANELFDLIDKFAGYGFNKSHAAAYALLAYQTAWLKTHYPHEFYAASMCFDMHQSEKLAVFVDDMRRNGVALHGPDINHSVAEFTVERTDDGYAVRYALAGLRNVGEKAMEAIVAEREAKGRFETLDDLFRRIPAGSMNRRQLEALAAGGALDCLEPNRAQVIANAELLMAVADEAARSRSSGQGGLFGGDDHAVPATRLAETKPWSRADQMAAERENFGFYFAAHPVEEYRAVASANGARTYGSLMSGGGDAGGRSGAVMAAMVENVQKRKTKRGKDFVMADFSDSSGLFSASCFEEALVDSFVQWAREGTCVLLNVELDRPNPDEPPRVTVRGARPLSSVTSAARMQLKLDVTKPEAISELAMLLPRGGDAKGEVLARLRTGSPKEPLIRLGGDFRLDSDLIERLIPIEGLANVALTARAERHLRLVE; encoded by the coding sequence ATGCCTCACGCCCCGTTCGTTCCGCTTCGCATTTTCTCGTCCTATACGATGCTCGACGGCGCGATCGACCCGAAGATGATCGCCAAGACGGCGGCCGAGCGGGGCTTTCCGGCGATCGCCATTTCCGATCGCAACGGGCTTTACGGCAGCGTCGCCTTCGCCAAGGCGTGCAAGGACGTGGGCGTGCAGCCGGTGATCGGCACGATGCTGGCCGTGGCGCGCCCTGAACGCGAAGGGGCTGCGCCGGGCTTCGGGGCGCAGGCGCCGACGATCGACTGGCTGGGTCTCTACGCGCAGGATGCGACGGGATACGACAACCTCTGCCATCTCGTCAGCCGGGCGCACCTGGAACGCCCGCTGGAGTTCGCGCCGCATGTCGTGCTGGCGGACCTTGTGGGTCACACCGATGGCCTGCTGTGCCTGACGGCGGGCGGGGAAGGCGCGCTGACGCGGCTGCTGGCCGAAGGGCAGATGCCGGCGGCCCATGCCTATTGCGATCGGCTGCAGGAACTGTTTCCCGACCGGCTCTACCTCGAACTCGTGCGGCGGGGGGACAAGGTGGAGGAAGCGGGCGAGGAAGCACTGATCGAGTTGGCCTATGCCCGCGATCTGCCGCTGATCGCCACCAATCCGGCATGCTTCGCCGAGCGCACGTTCTACGCCGCGCACGATGCCATGCTGTGCATCGCCAGTTCGACGCATGTCGACAGCGCCGATCGCCCACGTTCCTCGCAGGAATGGTGGATCAAGCCGGCGGAGATCATGGAGCAGCTGTTCTCCGACGTGCCCGAGGCGCTGGAGAACACGCTGGTGGTGGCGCAGCGCACCGCGTTCATGCCGCCCAAGCGCAAGCCGATCCTGCCCAGCCTGGCCGGCGACAAGGAAGGCGAGGCGCGGATGTGCGCCGAGGATTCGCGCACCGGCCTGGTCGCGCGGTTGCAGCCGTACTACCCCGAAGCCTGCCATGCCGAACTGGCGCAAGTGCTGTGCGCCGGGCCGGACGCGGAACTGGCCGCCGGCGACTTTCCGCTGCTCGTCGAAGCGGGCGTGTTTCAGGAAGTGCTCGACTACCGCGCGCGGCTGGAGTTCGAGATCGGGATCATCAACCGCATGGGCTTTGGCGGTTACTTCCTGATCGTTGCCGACTTCATCAAGTGGGCCAAGGAGCATTCGATTCCGGTGGGGCCGGGGCGCGGGTCCGGCGCCGGCTCGCTCGTGGCCTGGGCGCTGACCATCACCGATCTCGATCCGATCCGGCTGGGGCTGCTGTTCGAACGCTTCCTCAATCCCGAGCGCGTGTCGATGCCGGACTTCGATATCGACTTCTGCGAAACGCGGCGCGGCGAAGTGATCCGCTACGTCCAGCAGAAGTACGGCGACGATCACGTCGCGCAGATCATTACCTTCGGCAAGCTGAAGGCCCGCGCGGTGCTGCGCGATACCGGCCGTATCCTGCAGATGAGCTACGGCCAGGTGGACCGGCTGTGCAAGATGGTGCCCAACCATCCGACCGACCCCTGGCCACTGCCGCGCGCGCTGAACGGCGTGGCGGAACTGAAGCGCGAATACGACCGCGATCCCGAGGTCAAGCGGCTCATCGATCTTGCCATGCAGCTGGAAGGTCTGCCGCGCAACAGCTCCACCCATGCCGCCGGCGTGGTGATCGGCGACCGGCCGCTGGCGCAGCTCGTCCCGCTCTACCGCGATCCGCGTTCGGACATGCCGGTGACCCAGTTCGACATGAAGCATGTCGAGGATTCGGGGCTGGTGAAGTTCGACTTCCTGGGCCTCAAGACGCTGTCGGTGTTGCGCAAGGCGGTGGACCTGCTGGGCAAGCGCGGGATCGCGATCGACCTGTCCACGCTGCCGTGGGACGATGCCGACGTGTACCGGTTGCTCCAGTCCGGCGATACGGTGGGCGTGTTCCAGCTGGAATCGGAAGGCATGCGGCGCACGCTGGCGGCGGTGAAGCCGACCAACTTCGGCGACATCATCGCGCTCGTCTCGCTTTATCGGCCCGGCCCGATGGACAACATCCCCCTGTTCGGGCGGCGCAAGAACGGCTTGGAGAGCATCGAATACCCGCACGAGAAGCTCGCCGGCATCCTGTCCGAAACCTATGGCATCTTCGTCTATCAGGAACAGGTAATGCAGGCCGCGCAGATTCTGGCCGGCTATTCGCTGGGCGATGCCGACCTGCTGCGCCGCGCCATGGGCAAGAAGGTGCAGGCGGAAATGGACGCCCAGCGCCAGCGCTTCGTCGATGGCTGCAAGGAGGTTTCGGCAATCGAGCCGGCCAAGGCCAACGAGCTGTTCGACTTGATCGACAAGTTCGCGGGCTATGGTTTCAACAAGTCGCACGCCGCCGCCTATGCGCTGCTCGCCTATCAGACGGCTTGGCTGAAGACGCACTATCCCCACGAATTCTACGCCGCCTCGATGTGCTTCGACATGCACCAGTCGGAAAAGCTGGCGGTGTTCGTGGACGACATGCGGCGCAACGGCGTGGCGCTGCACGGGCCGGATATCAACCATTCCGTTGCCGAATTCACCGTCGAGCGGACCGACGATGGCTATGCCGTGCGCTATGCGCTGGCGGGGCTGCGCAACGTGGGCGAAAAGGCGATGGAAGCGATCGTCGCCGAGCGCGAGGCCAAGGGCCGGTTCGAAACGCTGGACGACCTGTTTCGCCGCATTCCCGCCGGATCGATGAACCGGCGCCAGCTGGAAGCGCTGGCCGCCGGCGGCGCGCTCGATTGCCTGGAACCGAACCGCGCCCAAGTGATCGCCAACGCCGAACTGTTGATGGCCGTGGCGGACGAGGCTGCGCGCTCGCGCTCCAGTGGGCAGGGCGGGCTGTTCGGAGGCGATGACCACGCCGTGCCCGCCACCAGGCTGGCCGAGACGAAGCCGTGGAGCCGCGCCGACCAGATGGCGGCCGAACGCGAGAACTTCGGGTTCTATTTCGCCGCGCATCCGGTGGAGGAATACCGCGCGGTTGCCTCCGCCAATGGCGCGCGCACCTATGGCAGCCTGATGTCGGGCGGCGGCGATGCGGGCGGGCGCAGCGGCGCGGTGATGGCGGCGATGGTGGAGAACGTCCAGAAGCGCAAGACGAAGCGCGGCAAGGACTTCGTCATGGCCGATTTTTCCGACAGCAGCGGGCTGTTCTCCGCCTCGTGCTTCGAGGAGGCACTGGTCGATTCCTTCGTGCAGTGGGCGCGCGAAGGAACCTGCGTGCTGCTGAATGTCGAACTGGACCGGCCCAACCCCGATGAGCCGCCCCGCGTGACGGTGCGCGGCGCGCGCCCGCTGTCCTCCGTCACCAGCGCGGCGCGGATGCAGCTGAAGCTCGATGTAACGAAGCCCGAGGCGATTTCGGAACTGGCCATGCTGCTGCCACGCGGCGGCGACGCGAAAGGCGAAGTGCTGGCACGCCTGCGGACGGGCAGCCCGAAGGAGCCCCTGATCCGGCTGGGCGGGGATTTCCGGCTCGACAGCGATTTAATCGAACGGTTGATTCCCATCGAGGGGCTTGCCAATGTGGCGCTGACCGCGCGTGCCGAAAGGCACTTGCGGCTGGTGGAATAG
- a CDS encoding Yip1 family protein, which yields MTDTPELPQADDRSIVERAKAILLKPANEWPRIAASAETPGDMITRYAMPLAAIGPLAAFVHGQVFGYGALGLSWKPGLVAGLGSAVATYVLGLVGVIVLALIADWLAPKFSGVSNRTAAFKLVVYGSTAAWLAGIAQLLPGLGLLGLAGLYSLYLYYLGATPVMKVPQDKAAGYTAVTIACAVVLYLVIGGVSGAFLTMMGSGAAITAPDSGKVSGALSIPGVGKVDLDKVQQAADQMEAQSKGEAKAVAPDALKDLLPAAIGPFQRTGVESGAVGGLGSNATGTYENGDKRFTLRITDMSAVGALAGLGAAMGVSQSKEDADGYERTGVVNGQMQSEKWNKTDHRGSFGHAIANRFMVEAEGDADSIDQLKAAVATVDAGKLAGLGGQ from the coding sequence ATGACCGACACGCCCGAACTGCCTCAGGCAGACGACCGCAGCATCGTGGAGCGCGCCAAGGCGATCTTGCTTAAGCCCGCGAACGAATGGCCCCGGATCGCGGCCAGCGCCGAAACGCCGGGCGACATGATCACCCGCTATGCCATGCCACTGGCCGCCATAGGCCCGCTGGCGGCGTTCGTTCACGGGCAGGTATTCGGTTACGGCGCGCTGGGGTTAAGCTGGAAGCCGGGCCTCGTGGCCGGCCTCGGCAGCGCCGTGGCGACGTACGTGCTCGGCCTCGTCGGCGTGATCGTGCTGGCGCTGATCGCGGACTGGCTGGCGCCGAAGTTCTCCGGGGTCTCGAACCGCACCGCCGCGTTCAAGCTGGTGGTCTATGGCTCCACCGCCGCCTGGCTGGCGGGGATTGCCCAGCTTCTTCCCGGACTGGGGCTGCTCGGCCTGGCCGGGCTCTACAGCCTCTACCTCTACTACCTCGGCGCAACGCCGGTAATGAAAGTCCCGCAGGACAAAGCCGCCGGATATACGGCAGTCACGATCGCCTGCGCCGTGGTGCTCTATCTCGTGATCGGGGGCGTTTCCGGTGCGTTCCTCACCATGATGGGATCGGGCGCGGCGATCACGGCGCCGGATAGCGGCAAGGTGTCAGGCGCGCTTAGCATTCCGGGCGTGGGCAAGGTCGATCTCGACAAGGTTCAGCAGGCGGCCGACCAGATGGAGGCGCAATCGAAGGGCGAGGCGAAGGCCGTGGCGCCCGATGCGTTGAAAGACCTGCTTCCCGCCGCGATCGGTCCTTTCCAGCGCACGGGCGTGGAGAGCGGCGCGGTTGGCGGACTCGGCAGCAATGCCACCGGCACCTATGAAAACGGCGACAAGCGCTTCACCCTGCGCATCACCGACATGTCCGCCGTTGGTGCGCTGGCCGGGCTTGGCGCGGCAATGGGCGTCAGCCAAAGCAAGGAAGATGCCGACGGCTATGAACGGACGGGCGTGGTCAACGGGCAGATGCAATCCGAAAAATGGAACAAGACCGACCATCGCGGCTCGTTCGGCCATGCCATCGCTAACCGCTTCATGGTCGAGGCCGAAGGCGATGCGGACAGCATCGATCAGTTGAAAGCGGCCGTCGCGACGGTCGATGCCGGCAAGCTGGCGGGCCTGGGGGGTCAATGA
- a CDS encoding glutathione peroxidase, which produces MTAPRTIADFRAKLPNGEEINLADKLGAVLLVVNTASKCGFTPQYDGLEALWRKYREQGFEILAFPCNQFGGQEPGTAEEIESFCKVNFGVSFPLMAKIDVNGDDATPLYQWLKAEAPGVLGTKGIKWNFTKFLINREGKVVRRYAPTDKPEALEKDIEALL; this is translated from the coding sequence ATGACCGCGCCCCGGACCATCGCGGACTTTAGGGCGAAGTTGCCCAACGGCGAAGAGATCAACCTTGCCGACAAGCTCGGCGCGGTCTTGCTGGTAGTGAACACCGCATCGAAATGCGGCTTCACCCCGCAGTATGACGGGCTGGAGGCATTGTGGCGGAAGTATCGGGAACAAGGGTTCGAGATACTGGCCTTCCCCTGCAACCAATTCGGCGGACAGGAACCCGGCACGGCGGAAGAGATCGAAAGCTTCTGCAAGGTCAATTTCGGGGTCAGTTTCCCGTTGATGGCCAAGATCGACGTCAACGGCGACGATGCCACGCCGCTATACCAGTGGCTGAAGGCGGAGGCGCCCGGCGTGCTGGGCACCAAGGGGATCAAGTGGAACTTCACCAAGTTCCTCATCAACCGCGAGGGCAAGGTGGTGCGCCGCTACGCCCCTACCGACAAGCCGGAAGCGTTGGAAAAGGACATCGAAGCGCTACTGTAG
- a CDS encoding ABC transporter ATP-binding protein → MNKPASNQPVASLRNLRRSFSQGGETIEVLRGIHLDIRPGEIVALLGPSGSGKSTMLQAIGLLEGGFEGVIEIAGVDASKLSGDARTTLRRDSLGFVYQFHHLLPDFNAVENVVLPQLVAGRTTDEARERAAELLTALGLGHRMEHRPSQLSGGEQQRVAVARALANRPALVLADEPTGNLDEATADRVLEEFLKLVRGQGSAALVATHNERLAFRMDRVLRLHEGMLE, encoded by the coding sequence ATGAACAAGCCCGCCTCCAATCAGCCTGTCGCCAGCCTGCGCAACCTGCGGCGCAGTTTTTCGCAAGGCGGCGAAACGATCGAGGTGCTGCGCGGCATCCATCTCGACATCCGCCCCGGAGAGATCGTGGCGCTGCTCGGCCCGTCCGGTTCGGGCAAGTCGACCATGCTGCAGGCGATCGGGCTGCTGGAAGGCGGCTTCGAAGGCGTGATCGAGATCGCCGGCGTCGATGCCTCGAAACTGTCCGGCGATGCCCGCACCACGCTGCGGCGGGATTCGCTGGGGTTCGTCTATCAGTTCCACCACCTGCTGCCCGATTTCAACGCGGTGGAGAACGTGGTGCTGCCGCAACTCGTGGCCGGTAGGACTACCGACGAGGCGCGGGAGCGGGCGGCGGAACTGTTGACCGCTCTGGGGCTGGGGCACCGCATGGAGCATCGGCCGAGCCAGCTGTCCGGGGGCGAGCAGCAACGCGTGGCGGTGGCGCGGGCGCTGGCCAACCGGCCCGCGCTGGTGCTGGCGGACGAGCCGACCGGCAATCTGGACGAAGCCACGGCGGACCGGGTGCTGGAAGAGTTCCTGAAGCTGGTGCGCGGGCAGGGCAGCGCGGCGCTGGTGGCCACGCACAACGAACGCCTGGCCTTCCGTATGGACCGCGTGCTGCGGCTGCACGAAGGCATGCTCGAATAG
- a CDS encoding lipoprotein-releasing ABC transporter permease subunit — translation MILNTFEWTIAKRYMLPGRGEAFIALVAGISLAAVMLGVAALVIVMSVMNGFRAELLDKIVGLNGHAIIQAYGGRLDDWQDILKQVRATPGVTRASPLIEQPLLATFNGRVEAILVRGNTAEDIKRLEEKRVAGSFAALTPGSSNVAIGSRLAENLGARVGDTITVVNPAGRSTPFGTVPRQIAYTVSAIFEIGVYDYDQAYVVMPIPDAQTLLLTGDTIGMIEVTTTNADTVNQTLAPLKQQLAGRAVVTDWMTINGSLFKALAVERVTMFVVLSIIVLVAVFNILSSLIMLVRAKTRDIAILRTMGATRRSLLKIFMTIGFVIGALGTVVGLGLGFVFLYFRQSVVHAVEWITGQNLWDPSIRFLTELPSRSDPVEIVVICVMALVLSFLATLYPAMKAASTDPVQVLRYE, via the coding sequence TTGATCCTCAACACCTTCGAATGGACCATCGCCAAGCGCTACATGCTGCCGGGGCGGGGGGAGGCGTTCATCGCCCTGGTCGCCGGGATCAGTCTTGCCGCCGTGATGCTGGGCGTCGCGGCGCTGGTGATCGTCATGAGCGTGATGAACGGTTTCCGCGCGGAACTGCTCGACAAGATCGTGGGGCTGAACGGTCACGCGATCATCCAGGCCTATGGCGGGCGGCTGGACGATTGGCAGGACATCCTGAAACAGGTGCGCGCGACGCCGGGCGTCACCCGCGCCTCGCCGCTAATCGAACAGCCCTTGCTGGCGACGTTCAACGGCCGGGTCGAGGCGATCCTGGTGCGCGGCAACACCGCCGAGGACATCAAGCGGCTGGAGGAAAAGCGCGTGGCCGGCTCGTTCGCCGCGCTCACGCCCGGTTCGTCCAACGTGGCGATCGGATCGCGGCTGGCGGAAAATCTCGGCGCGCGGGTTGGCGATACGATCACGGTGGTCAATCCGGCGGGCCGTTCCACGCCGTTCGGCACCGTGCCCCGCCAGATTGCCTACACCGTTTCGGCGATCTTCGAGATCGGCGTTTATGATTACGATCAGGCCTATGTCGTGATGCCGATCCCCGATGCGCAGACGCTGCTGCTGACGGGCGACACGATCGGCATGATCGAAGTGACCACCACCAACGCCGATACCGTCAACCAGACGCTCGCGCCGCTCAAGCAGCAACTGGCGGGGCGCGCGGTGGTAACGGACTGGATGACCATCAACGGCAGCCTGTTCAAGGCGCTGGCGGTGGAGCGCGTGACGATGTTCGTGGTGCTTTCGATCATCGTGCTGGTGGCGGTATTCAACATCCTTTCGTCGCTGATCATGCTGGTGCGCGCCAAGACGCGTGACATCGCGATCCTGCGCACGATGGGGGCGACGCGGCGCAGCCTGCTCAAGATATTCATGACCATCGGCTTCGTGATCGGGGCGCTCGGCACCGTGGTCGGGCTGGGGCTGGGCTTCGTGTTCCTCTATTTCCGGCAATCGGTAGTCCATGCCGTCGAATGGATCACGGGGCAGAATCTGTGGGACCCGTCGATCCGCTTCCTGACCGAACTGCCCAGCCGCAGCGATCCGGTCGAGATTGTGGTGATCTGCGTGATGGCGCTCGTCCTCAGTTTCCTGGCGACGCTTTACCCGGCGATGAAGGCGGCCAGTACCGATCCCGTGCAGGTGCTGCGCTATGAATGA
- a CDS encoding HAMP domain-containing methyl-accepting chemotaxis protein codes for MTIRKTVFAAGLAMLFILVASVVISALRINDIRIGGPLHTKSREAADLVADILPPPEYVIEPYLEAAMLMRDPSRAEATSRRIAALKAAYDDRHQHWLGSDIDPVVKRAITVETHDPAERFWQELQGRFLPAARQGDGAAMQQSFERLSTLYATHRAAVDRTVTLANNYGQRLNEKAASSLSESMRLLGVLALLLLVLVVGFCTMVIFRIVRPIGSMTTLMQRMGRGEMDIENPHERRKDELGETARALQSIVHYVEEKARADSEREMAVQRRVVSSLGAALARLKDGGLNHRIAEEFPEAYVQLRDDYNLAAAAMSEAISTVMASIGRVSNSASEINAAITELAQRTEIQANSLQETATALRDLNDTVQHTAGAAQEAASTVTSAQAEAQGNTIIVSETVGAMDRIASSTRQIVPITEVIDRLAHQTHLLSLNASVEAARAGEAGKGFAVVSDEVRNLATNSADAAQQVKSLIEQCADQVGEGVTLVGRSGEAFDTVMAKVLAISDIIGRIATSAQEQAERLAQINGAIGGMDRVTQQNAAMGEECNAAARMLANEADQLRQLVGRFDVSSTDVPGGPPAPRLAA; via the coding sequence GTGACCATCAGAAAAACAGTCTTTGCGGCCGGCCTCGCCATGCTTTTCATTCTGGTGGCGAGCGTCGTGATCAGCGCGCTCAGGATCAACGACATCCGCATCGGTGGACCGCTGCACACCAAATCGCGCGAGGCCGCCGATCTGGTGGCGGACATCCTGCCTCCGCCCGAATACGTCATCGAACCCTATCTGGAAGCAGCGATGCTGATGCGCGACCCTTCCCGCGCCGAAGCGACCAGCCGGCGCATCGCCGCGCTCAAGGCCGCGTATGACGATCGCCACCAGCACTGGCTCGGGTCCGATATCGATCCCGTGGTGAAGCGGGCGATCACCGTAGAGACGCATGATCCGGCTGAGCGGTTCTGGCAGGAACTGCAGGGCCGGTTCCTGCCCGCCGCGCGGCAGGGCGATGGGGCGGCGATGCAACAGTCGTTCGAGCGCCTTTCCACCCTCTACGCCACGCACCGTGCCGCCGTTGACAGGACGGTGACGCTGGCGAACAACTATGGCCAGCGCCTGAACGAAAAGGCGGCCTCCAGCCTCTCCGAATCCATGCGGCTGCTGGGCGTGCTGGCGCTGCTGCTGCTGGTGCTGGTCGTGGGTTTCTGCACGATGGTCATCTTCCGCATCGTCCGGCCGATCGGCAGCATGACCACGCTGATGCAGCGCATGGGCCGGGGCGAAATGGACATCGAGAACCCGCACGAGCGGCGCAAGGACGAACTCGGCGAAACGGCGCGCGCGCTTCAAAGCATCGTGCATTACGTGGAGGAAAAGGCACGCGCGGATTCGGAGCGCGAAATGGCCGTGCAGCGCCGCGTCGTCAGCAGCCTTGGGGCGGCGCTCGCCCGGTTGAAGGACGGCGGGCTGAATCACCGTATCGCCGAGGAATTTCCGGAAGCCTACGTCCAGTTGCGCGACGACTACAACCTGGCCGCAGCCGCCATGTCCGAAGCGATCAGCACCGTCATGGCCTCGATCGGGCGCGTCTCGAACAGCGCCTCGGAAATCAACGCGGCCATCACCGAGCTTGCCCAGCGCACCGAGATCCAGGCCAACAGCCTGCAGGAAACCGCAACCGCGCTGCGCGACCTGAACGATACCGTGCAGCATACCGCCGGCGCGGCGCAGGAGGCCGCCTCCACCGTCACGTCGGCGCAGGCCGAAGCGCAGGGCAACACCATCATCGTTTCCGAAACGGTCGGCGCGATGGACCGGATCGCCAGCAGCACGCGGCAGATCGTGCCGATCACCGAAGTCATCGATCGTCTCGCCCACCAGACGCACCTGCTTTCGCTGAACGCCAGCGTGGAAGCCGCGCGCGCGGGCGAAGCGGGCAAGGGCTTCGCCGTGGTCAGCGACGAAGTGCGCAATCTCGCCACCAATTCCGCCGACGCCGCGCAGCAGGTCAAATCGCTGATCGAACAGTGCGCCGATCAGGTGGGCGAAGGCGTGACGCTGGTCGGCCGGTCCGGCGAAGCGTTCGACACAGTCATGGCGAAGGTGCTTGCGATCAGCGACATCATCGGCCGGATCGCCACCTCCGCGCAGGAGCAGGCCGAACGCTTGGCGCAGATCAACGGCGCGATCGGCGGCATGGACCGGGTGACGCAGCAGAATGCCGCGATGGGCGAAGAGTGCAACGCCGCCGCGCGGATGCTGGCCAACGAGGCGGACCAGCTACGCCAGTTGGTCGGACGCTTCGATGTTAGCTCCACCGACGTGCCCGGCGGCCCGCCCGCGCCACGCCTTGCCGCCTGA